CCTCGTCTGCCCCGGCGGCATCGGCCGCCCCGTGGACGAAATCGCGCTCAACAAAGCCCTCTTCGACAAGGCCGGCGTCGAGGTCATCGGTGCGATCCTCAACAAAATCGAACACGACAAAATCGACATCGTGCGCGAATACGCCGGCCTCGGCCTGCAACGTCTCGGAGTTCCGCTCCTCGGCGTGCTGCCCATCGAGAAAATCCTCACCGCGCCCAATCTCACGCAGATTGCCGAAGACATCGAGGGCCAGTGGCTCAATGGTCGCAAAGGCGGCGCCAAACAGCGCGTCCAACGTGTCATCGTCGGCGCGATGACCGCCAAGGGCATTGTCGATTACCTCACGCCTGGCACGCTCATCATCACCCCAGGCGACCGCGACGACATCATCCTCGCCGCCGTCTCTAGCGCACGACTCTCCGGTGGCAGCACCATCGCCGGTCTCATTCTCACGAATGACATCCTGCCCCACCCGAAGCTGGCCGAGCTCCTCGCGCAGACCGACATTCCGGTCATCGCGGCCAAGGAGGAAAGCTACACGGTCACCTCGATCATCAATCGCATGACCGTGAAGACCCAGCCGCAGGACACCGACAAGATCCCGGTCATCAAAAAACTGATCACCGACAACGTGGATCTGCAAAGCCTGCTGTCCCGCGTCTAACGCACGACCGCAGTTCCGCCGGTCAGCAACCCGTGCAACTCTTTCAACTCAAGACCTGGCACCGACTGTGTGCCACGGCGTTCATTCTCTTTCCCGTGATTGTTGTCGGCTGGATGCTCACCGAGCGTCCACTCATCCAGACAATCGTCGCGCCCTTTTTCTTTTTATTTATGGTTCTCGGCGTGCTGGGCGCATTTCAAGGGATCCTCTTTGCCTTCAAAAAACTGCATGTCGGCTGCCCGTTATGTCGCAAAAAATCCCACGTCGTCGACGGCAACAAACAGGCCATCTGGCTCGATTGCCCTGATTGCGGCCGGCTTCACGTTACCCATGGACTGGTCCGCTTGAAAATCACCCGGTGCAGATTCGGCCAGGGTTAAACCGCCATCACTTCCTCGGCGCGGTGTCCAACATCGCCCCCACGGCGTCTTCCAGTTCCCGCGCGTCAATCGCGTCTCGTTCCAATGCGGTCATCGCCTCCTTGAGGTTGCCCGCATCGCCCTTCAATGCGGCCGAGTAAACCCGCCCCATCGAGATCGCCGCGTTCGCATAAAACGGATGGATCACGCCGAGAACCGACCGTGTCTGCTGGACCCGCTCGGTCAGTTCAGTTTTCACCCACGGTTCTTTTCTCAGGTCTGCCAATTCCGACAGCGGAAGAACGACCTCACGACCATTGCGTCCGGCCAGCCAGCGACTGCGATCCGCGAGCCAGCTGCGCGACGCCGCCGCCGTCATCACCGGCAAACCCGGCAGCGTGCGCTGATGATGGAATGCAGTCTGCCACCACAGTTCCATCGTGAGGGCATCCGTCCACAATCCCGAATAAGAACGCGGCAGTGTATCCAACGGATCAGCACCGCCGACAATTCCGCGCACCCACCCGCCCCAGCGTGCCGGATCGGTGGCCTCGGCCTGCAATTGCAAAAACAACCACAGCGAGGACAGCTCCCAACCGCGTGATTCGACCGCACCCCGCTCCCACAACAAGAGCGAACGCAGAGGCGGCACCGTGATGCCCGCCGACTCCTGCTGAAATAAATCCCTCATCGCCGGACGCTCGCGCACCAGACTCCACGCCGTGCAGGCCTGCTCCAGCCATAGCGGCACGGTCAGGTTCGGATTGGTCCCATTCCAGGATACCGCCTGCCTCAAAATCACTCCTTGCACAAACGCCCGCCGCACAAACAGCGGATCGGCATCTTTTGACCAGCGCACACTCACGTTAACCTGCCCGCCCGCCTCGACCGTGATGATAAATGGCGAGGGCGATGTCCACTGGTCCGCCGGCACCAACCGCACACTCACCGACGAAGAAAATCCGTCGGCGGGCAATCCCAGTGGAGCTTCCAACGCTCGCCAGACCGAACGCCCCAATGCCAGCGCCTGCTGGGCCTCATCGGCATTGAGCACGATGATCTCAAACTGGCCTTTTTTCGTATAAAATATCCGCGGCACGGGCTGCTCGGCCGCGGCTCGCAACGGCATGGGGGCCGCCTCCTGCGCGCTCGCGAACACGCCACCCGCCGCCAACAAAAAACCGGCCGTCAGCCAGCGCACGCAGGCGATTCCCATCACGGCAGCACGAGGCGCAGCGAATTATCCTCCACCGCGACCAGCTTGAGTTTCTTCCACATGATTCGCAGGTCTTCGGGCAACTCCTGGGCGGCCAATATCCGCTTCATGAGCATCGGCGTCAGACCCGGCACGATGTGCGTGGGCAGCGAACCGATGTAGAGTTCGTCGGCAACAAACTCATATCCATCGGCACCTTGGGCAAACGTCCCGCTCGTCTGGAAAACAAGATCCTGGTTCAGCCCCACGGCCTTCAGCTTTCCTAGCAGGCCCACGTGAAGCACACCTTCGCGGATACGGAAATTAACCCGCTCCGGCGTGAACAATTCCGAGGCGCCCGCCGAACCGGCCTGGGGTTGCTGGGTCGCGCTGGCCATCCACGCGTTCAATTCCTCTTCATTAAAACTTACATCCGCAGAATTACCTTCGGCCAGCATCTGGCGCTTGCGCGTGCCTTGGCGCGCTTTGCTGGTGTTCGAAGAGCCTTCGACAAAATAAACTTGGCCGCGCTCGGGAGCCTCCACCGGCTTGTCCACGATCTCGACGGGCTTAAAAATCAGGTGAAGCGCGGCGAGCAGCACGCCCAGTGTCAGGCTCAGCAGCACGCCCAAGGTGATTTCAAACATTCCCGGACCATTTAAGGCGCGGTCGATCTTCTTATTGGAAGCCATGTGAGTATGCTAAAATTAGAATAGGCCGGCGGTTCCAAGTGGACGCCAGCATCGCGAAAGGTTCAGAGGCGGACCGTGCGTTTGCGAGATTCTTCCACGAAGCGGAACGAGACGGTGTAATACGTCCAACTGGCCGCCAGACCCACAAAAATGGTGAAGGTCATCAGCGGATATCCGGCCACCAGAAAGCCGATCAGGGCAAACGTCGGCACCCAGAAATACGATTTGGTCGAGCGCAACATCGCGATCAGGATCGATAGGCGGAACGCATCACGAAACTCCTCGTGCTTCTGATACTGGTAAATACCCGCCACCGTGAGCGGGCCGGCCAGCATGATCGCCGGCACCAAAGGCAGATAAATAAACGCCCCATAGTTCAAAAAGTGCAGTGGCCACACCAGCGCCCACGCCAGCAAAATCGGAATCACGCCCAGCACCATAAAAATCGCAAAAGCCGCCAGTCCATTGAGAAACAAACGTTTCCAATCGCCCCATTCAGGGAAATCCAGCGTCTCGCCGCGTCGGGCCTGCTCGATCATCGCATACAGGTATCCGAAGGCCAGAAAGTGGGCCACGGGCACGATTAACAACAGGGCTCCGAGGATGGCTTTAAGGAACCACGACTGGTCGGAAAAGAGGCGTTTGCAAACTTGTTCAAGGGAAGGCATTGCGGCGGGCGAAATTTGCCCAAAAGGTAGGTGCGCGCCGATGGACTTCACAACCAAATTAAACCAGCTCATCACCCGGGTCGAAGCCTCGCTTGACCAGCTCGTCCCTGCCCACGTCGGCACCGAGCCCGGCCCCGTCCGCATCCACGCGGCGATGCGCTACACATTGCAAGCCGGCGGCAAACGCCTCCGTCCCGTCCTCGCACTCTCCGCCGCCGAACTCTTCCAACCGCAGGCGTCCGCCCTGCCCGCCGCCGTCGCCTTGGAATGTATTCACACCTATTCGCTCGTGCACGACGACCTGCCGTGCATGGACAACGATGACCTGCGCCGCGGCCGCCCCACGGCCCACAAACAATTCGACGAAGCCACCGCCCTGCTCGCCGGCGATGGTCTCCTCACCCACGCCTTTCTGATTCTCGCAACACACTACGCCGCGGATCCCCGGCTCGTCACCGCCCTCGTCCGCGAACTCGCCGACGCCGCCGGCTCAGCCCGCCTCGTCGGCGGACAAATGCAGGACTTGCTCGCCGAGAAAAAATCCGACGCCACCGCCGCGGAGCTCGATTTCATTCATCTCAACAAAACCGCCGCCATGCTTGAAGCCTCGCTGGTCATGGGCGGGCTCGTGGGCGGCGCCGATGAGGCCACACTCAGCGGATTGCGCACCGCGGGCCGTCACCTCGGTCTCGCTTTTCAAATCATCGACGACGTCCTCGATGCCACCGCCGACAGTGCGACTCTCGGCAAGACCGCCGGCAAAGACGCCAAGTCTGGCAAAACCACCTACGTGAGTTTGCACGGGATCGATGCCGCCCGTCGCATGGCCAAGGATCAAACTGAAGCCGCGCTCGCCGCGATTCGCGCCTTGCCCGGCGACACCAGCTTTCTCCTGCAGCTCGCCGAATCGATGCTCCGCCGCTCCAAGTAATCTCATCATACCAGCACTCGCATGCGCCTGATTTTTTCGTTCCTCGCCTTGATTATCACGAGCGGCGCATGGGGTGCGTCGTTCACCATCGCGCCGCCCTCGTCGTGGGTGGACCCGATAACGCTTCCCGACACCACGACCCTCAAGGCGGCGGATCCCGCCTATGGTTACGACTACTTGTTGATCAACCATCAGGTGAACGTGGCCGAATCCGAGACGTTTGATCAAAACGCCTACCGCCTCACCTCCGCCAGCGCCCTCGGTTCCGGCGCACGGATCACCTGGTCCTTCGACCCCACCTACGAAACGCTGACCCTTCATCACCTCCGCGTGATCCGCGACGGCGTA
This portion of the Rariglobus hedericola genome encodes:
- a CDS encoding phosphotransacetylase family protein; amino-acid sequence: MPNSDSVSQNPFLQPPLPLLPAPTNRETKRVFVAATRMNDGKTTTCLGLFAALQSIYPRVGFIKPVGQRFVDVQGQQVDEDSFLLDTIYDVRVPIQSMSPVTIDATFTRRYLKNPGQLLPELKDKICRAFDRVSWEKDFTLIEGTGHAGVGSVFDLSNASVAKLLKSPVVLVCPGGIGRPVDEIALNKALFDKAGVEVIGAILNKIEHDKIDIVREYAGLGLQRLGVPLLGVLPIEKILTAPNLTQIAEDIEGQWLNGRKGGAKQRVQRVIVGAMTAKGIVDYLTPGTLIITPGDRDDIILAAVSSARLSGGSTIAGLILTNDILPHPKLAELLAQTDIPVIAAKEESYTVTSIINRMTVKTQPQDTDKIPVIKKLITDNVDLQSLLSRV
- a CDS encoding DUF4013 domain-containing protein, with translation MPSLEQVCKRLFSDQSWFLKAILGALLLIVPVAHFLAFGYLYAMIEQARRGETLDFPEWGDWKRLFLNGLAAFAIFMVLGVIPILLAWALVWPLHFLNYGAFIYLPLVPAIMLAGPLTVAGIYQYQKHEEFRDAFRLSILIAMLRSTKSYFWVPTFALIGFLVAGYPLMTFTIFVGLAASWTYYTVSFRFVEESRKRTVRL
- a CDS encoding polyprenyl synthetase family protein; translated protein: MDFTTKLNQLITRVEASLDQLVPAHVGTEPGPVRIHAAMRYTLQAGGKRLRPVLALSAAELFQPQASALPAAVALECIHTYSLVHDDLPCMDNDDLRRGRPTAHKQFDEATALLAGDGLLTHAFLILATHYAADPRLVTALVRELADAAGSARLVGGQMQDLLAEKKSDATAAELDFIHLNKTAAMLEASLVMGGLVGGADEATLSGLRTAGRHLGLAFQIIDDVLDATADSATLGKTAGKDAKSGKTTYVSLHGIDAARRMAKDQTEAALAAIRALPGDTSFLLQLAESMLRRSK